The DNA sequence CTCACCTAGATACAGCTCCAGATGTAACAGGTAAAAATGTAAAACCTAGAATAGTTAAGAACTATGATGGAAAAGATATAGTTTTAAATGAGGAGTTAAATGTTGTAACATCTCCTAAAGATTATCCAGAAATGGAAACTTTAATAGGAGAAGATGTAATAGTAACAGATGGAACTACTTTACTAGGAGCAGATGATAAAGCTGGTATAGCTGAAATAGTAACAGCTATAGAATATTTAGTAAATCATCCAGAAATAAAACATGGAGATATAAAAATAGGATTTACTCCAGATGAAGAAGTTGGTAGAGGAGCAAACTTATTCGATGTTGAAAAATTTGGAGCTAAATACGCATATACTATGGATGGTGGAATAGTTGGTGAACTTCAATATGAAAACTTCAATGCAGCAGCAGCTACAATAACTATACAAGGTAGAAATGTGCATCCAGGTAGTGCAAAAAATAAATTAGTTAATGCACTACATATAGCTGCAGAAATATCTGAAATGTTCCCAGCAAATGAAAGACCTGAGACAACAGAAGGTTATGAAGGATTCTATCATTTAAATGACATAAATGGAAACGTAGAAAAAGCATCTATGGTTTATATAATAAGAGACCATGATAAGAATAAATTTGAAGAAAGAAAATCATTTATGAGAGAGGTTGTAGAAAAAGTAAATGAAAAATACAACGGTAGAATAACTCTTGACTTAAATGATCAATATTATAACATGAAAGAAAAAGTAGAGCCTGTTAAATTTGTAGTTGATATAGTAGATGAAGCTATGAAAGAAACAGGAATAACTCCAATAATAGTGCCAATAAGAGGTGGTACAGATGGAGCTAGATTATCATTTATGGGATTACCTTGTCCTAACATATTTACAGGAGGATTAAACTTCCACAGTAAAAATGAATGTATACCAGTTTCAGCAATGGAAAAAGGGGCTAAATTAATAGTTAAGATAGCTGAAAAGTACACAAACTTAAAATAATAAAAATAAAAAATGAACTCTAGTTTTAGAGTTCATTTTTTATTTTTATAAATTTATTATTTCCTTTGAATTAATATCTATTAGGTTTATTTCTAAATCTAATTCATCATGATTTTCTGTTATATCTATTATTGCTACTGAATGAGAGCCATCTTTTGGAATAGATGTACTTCCTGGGTTTAATACTATTAAATGTTCATCGATAAAAAGTTCTTTTACATGAGTATGACCAAGAATAAGTATATCTGCACCCATAGATTTTGCTTTTTTTATAGTTTCTTCTTTTGAGTCTACATATCCATGGTTTATTAAAATTCTAGTTTCACCAAACTGACTTAGAACATAAGGTCCTTGAATTGGATGATTTATAACCATTTGATCAACATCAGCATCACAATTTCCTCTAGCTATAAGTATATTATCCAGGTTATTAATTTTACTTATAACGCCTTTAGGGTCATATCCTTTAGGTAAATCATTTCTAGGACCATGATATAAAACATCACCTGCATGAAGTAAAATGTCACAATCTGATAAAGTATCTAATGCTTTTTCAAAGTAAGGTAAACTACCATGAGTATCACTCATTACACCTATTTTCATAAAGGCACCTCCAAAATATTATAAAAATTTATCTGAAACTCTACTCCAAAATTCGTAGTTCACAAGCCTGACAAGTTTCACATACACATCTGAAGTTGTAATTGAAATATTAGTTATTTTTTCTAATCTATATTCTACACCATCAACAACTATTAATAAAGCATCCTCAAACCTGTACTCAGGATAAATTCCAATTACAGCATCGTGAGGAAAAATTATGCTTGAAGTAAAACATCTATATGCATTTGTATTAATAGGGTGAAGTGGAGTTAATTGCATAAGTTTTAAGCTAGGATCAACAATACTACCACCTGCAGCATAATTATATGCAGTTGATCCAGTAGGGGTAGAAATCAAAAGTCCATCTCCACTAAAATTTTGAATATGTTTATTATTTACATTTAAATTCAGATGTATAGTTCTAGATTTATCGCCCTTTATAACAACATCATTAACTGCATACATGTCTACACAACTTCCCATTGTACATACAGTAGCTTGTATAAGAGGAATATCTTGCAGTATAAAATTATTGTTTTTGTAATCATCAATGAATCTATCGATAAAGTCAGGATAAACATCAGTAAAAAAACCTAAATGTCCTGTATTTATACCTAAAATAGGAATTTCAGGATAATCAAAATCATGGACGGTTTTTAAAAAAGACCCATCTCCCCCAATAGATATTATAAGCTCTGAATTAGGATCGAAACTATAAGTAACGTGAAATCCAGCTTCTATGAGCTTAGCAGTCAGTATTTTTCTAGTTTTTATAGATACATCCAGTGAATTTGAATTTATCGTTATTGTTCTTTTCATATCCCCACCTCTTTACCTTTGTATTATAACATAATTTAAAAAACAATTGATACCCTAGTAAATACCAAGTGGAAAATAAAAGGTCTTATCTAATTTTTAAAAATAGTATAAAATAGATAATGTTATTATAAATGAAAGTAGGTGCCAGTTTGTTCAAAAAAGAAGAACAAAAATATAATATAATATCTTATACAAGTGAAGAAAATTCAACATTGAAATCTATTTTACTAGATAAATTAAATTTTTCTGTAAGATCTTTATCTAAAATGAAAAGAGAACAATCTGTTTTAGTTAATGGAAAATTTAAAAAACCTAGTGTAAATATAGAAAAAGGTGATTTAATAGAAGTTAAAATAAATGAAGAGATGGCTAATTTTATTCAACAAGATTTAAATTTAGACATAATTTATGATGATT is a window from the Paraclostridium sordellii genome containing:
- the yfcE gene encoding phosphodiesterase; this encodes MKIGVMSDTHGSLPYFEKALDTLSDCDILLHAGDVLYHGPRNDLPKGYDPKGVISKINNLDNILIARGNCDADVDQMVINHPIQGPYVLSQFGETRILINHGYVDSKEETIKKAKSMGADILILGHTHVKELFIDEHLIVLNPGSTSIPKDGSHSVAIIDITENHDELDLEINLIDINSKEIINL
- the pepT gene encoding peptidase T, with the protein product MKEKVLERFLKYVTFDTTADPKNSNCPSSEGQRVFAKYIVEELKALGLEDANVDENSYVMATLKGNVEGVPTVGFISHLDTAPDVTGKNVKPRIVKNYDGKDIVLNEELNVVTSPKDYPEMETLIGEDVIVTDGTTLLGADDKAGIAEIVTAIEYLVNHPEIKHGDIKIGFTPDEEVGRGANLFDVEKFGAKYAYTMDGGIVGELQYENFNAAAATITIQGRNVHPGSAKNKLVNALHIAAEISEMFPANERPETTEGYEGFYHLNDINGNVEKASMVYIIRDHDKNKFEERKSFMREVVEKVNEKYNGRITLDLNDQYYNMKEKVEPVKFVVDIVDEAMKETGITPIIVPIRGGTDGARLSFMGLPCPNIFTGGLNFHSKNECIPVSAMEKGAKLIVKIAEKYTNLK
- a CDS encoding NAD(+)/NADH kinase, with the protein product MKRTITINSNSLDVSIKTRKILTAKLIEAGFHVTYSFDPNSELIISIGGDGSFLKTVHDFDYPEIPILGINTGHLGFFTDVYPDFIDRFIDDYKNNNFILQDIPLIQATVCTMGSCVDMYAVNDVVIKGDKSRTIHLNLNVNNKHIQNFSGDGLLISTPTGSTAYNYAAGGSIVDPSLKLMQLTPLHPINTNAYRCFTSSIIFPHDAVIGIYPEYRFEDALLIVVDGVEYRLEKITNISITTSDVYVKLVRLVNYEFWSRVSDKFL